One Rissa tridactyla isolate bRisTri1 chromosome 1, bRisTri1.patW.cur.20221130, whole genome shotgun sequence DNA segment encodes these proteins:
- the PARVG gene encoding gamma-parvin: MDTDFLNVFTQPAAVNQFLAENVIAQGEKKKLIKPTSRNNPKLEELKLLLIDWINKTLKEEHIVVKSLEEDLYDGLVLHHLLENLGSLKLDVDKIALTEKKQRQKLSVILEAVAKCLQPEESQLKWSVESILSKDLLSTLHLLVAIAKRFEPSLAMPPNVQVETITIENTSRGLKTATAVENITENKVNSEAQSKDDAFDELFSRAPDKLDAVKKVFLQFVNQHVGKLGLSVKDLESQFADGVILLLLIGQLEGYFLNLRDFFLTPASTTEMLHNVNLALDLLTDGGLLNFSVNSEDIVNGDMKATMRILYCLYSKYKTKET; this comes from the exons ATGGATACAGactttttaaatgtgtttacaCAGCCTGCTGCAGTTAATCAATTCCTAGCTGAGAATGTCATCGCTCAAG GTGAAAAGAAGAAACTCATAAAACCAACCTCAAGGAATAATCCCAAATTGGAAGAACTAAAACTG ttaTTGATTGACTGGATTAACAAAACTCTGAAAGAGGAACACATAGTAGTTAAAAGTCTGGAAGAAGATCTCTACGATGGGCTGGTACTTCATCATCTTTTGG AAAACCTAGGATCTCTCAAGCTGGATGTTGACAAGATCGCattgacagaaaagaaacagcGACAGAAACTCTCTGTGATTCTGGAAGCTGTGGCAAAGTGTTTGCAACCGGAAGAAAGTCAGCTGAAATGGAGTGTGGAAT CTATCTTGTCAAAGGACTTACTGAGTACACTGCATCTTCTGGTTGCAATAGCAAAGCGCTTTGAACCCAGCCTGGCCATGCCTCCAAATGTTCAAGTGGAAACAATCACCATTGAG AACACCTCCAGAGGATTAAAGACAGCAACTGCAGtggaaaatatcacagaaaacaa AGTGAATTCAGAAGCGCAGTCAA AAGATGATGCCTTTGATGAATTATTTAGCCGTGCTCCAGATAAACTGGATGCTGTGAAAAAG gtATTTTTGCAATTTGTCAACCAGCATGTCGGAAAATTGGGATTAAGCGTGAAAGACCTCGAATCTCAG TTTGCAGATGGAGTTATCTTACTTCTGTTAATTGGACAACTGGAGGGTTACTTTCTGAATTTAAGGGATTTCTTCCTGACTCCAGCCAGCACCACGGAGATG CTTCACAACGTTAACCTTGCATTGGACTTGCTGACAGATGGAGGTCTTCTGAATTTTTCTGTGAACTCTGAAG ATATCGTGAATGGAGATATGAAGGCTACAATGCGGATTCTGTATTGTTTGTATTCCAAATACAAGACCAAAGAAACATGA